Below is a genomic region from Methylobacterium sp. FF17.
AGCGCGCTGACGCTTACGTTCGGACGCGGCCTTCCGGTCGGTTAGCACCTGGCGGGTCGTCTCGGTGCAGGCGCAGAACAGGCCGACGATGTTGCCGTCGTCCCCGGGCACGGGCGTGTAGGAGAAAGCGAAGTGGGCCTCCTCGGGGTAGCCGTTGCGATGCAGTGTGAGTTCGAGGTCATCCATGTGCACGGGGTCGCCCGCGTACACGCGATCCATCAGGGCCCCTACCTCGCCCTGGATCTCGGGCCAGGTCTCGAAGAATGGTTTGCCGAGGGCGGCCGGATGCCGCTCACCCAACATCGGAGCGTAGGTGTCATTGTAGATCAGGGTGCGGTCGGCTCCCCAAGCGATGAACATCGGCTGGCGTGAGTTCAGCATGACCCGCACGAGGGTCAGGAGTGCCGGGGGCCAACGCTCCGGGAGGCCTAGGGCTGTCGTGGACCAATCGTAGGCCCGCATGCGCGCGCCCATTCCGCCGCCGTCGTGAAAGGCCGAGGTCACGAAGCTCATGGACCTACGCCTGCCCCTCGGTGAGCGGCGTTCGCATGGCAGCGGCGGGCGGGACGGTGACCATGCCTTCATCCTGGATGCGCAGCGTGCGGATGAGGTCGCCGGTCGAGGCGTACCGGCCCTTGGCGATCTGGCCGTCAATCCAGGTCGTGGTCGTCTCGGTCAGCGTGATGTGGCGGGAGTGTCTGACGGGCATGCCCGCCTCCTAGCACATCCCGCGTGCGGGGTGATTCCTCCTGACCCATGAAAAAGCCCGTCCGGGCCCGATGGCCGATCCGGGAAGCGGGGTAGAGCGCCCTGCCTGTCCGGGGTGCGCCGTCGGTTCCCCCGGATGAAACCACCGGCTTCACGCCCGGACGGAGCTTGGGACCCTGATCAGTGTTCCGAAGGAGGTGCGACGACGCGCTGCAGGATGCGGGAAAGCTGGTCCGCCGAGTAGGGCTTATGGAGAAGTTCGAACCCGTGGGTCCCTTCTTGGGCGAGCACGTGGCTGTAGCCCGAGGTCAGCACCACCGCGAGACCGGGGCGCCGACGCCTGATCTCGCGCGCGAGGTCGACCCCGTTCATGCCCGGCATCACCACGTCCGAGAACACGGCGTCGAATCCGGATCCGTCCGCGCCGATCCGTTCGAGTG
It encodes:
- a CDS encoding type II toxin-antitoxin system ParD family antitoxin, producing the protein MPVRHSRHITLTETTTTWIDGQIAKGRYASTGDLIRTLRIQDEGMVTVPPAAAMRTPLTEGQA